The following proteins are encoded in a genomic region of Rhodoferax aquaticus:
- a CDS encoding YbeD family protein, which translates to MTQAPTPPTPSNPATPTVIGEGLTPSRAESLIEYPSQFPIKVMGLKVEGMVHAVTEIAKAFDPAFDASTIELRESKGGKYLGVTVTITATSREQLDELYRTLSTHPMVKVVL; encoded by the coding sequence GTGACCCAAGCTCCTACGCCCCCCACACCGTCCAACCCTGCGACCCCCACCGTCATCGGCGAGGGCCTCACGCCCTCCCGCGCGGAGTCGCTGATTGAGTACCCCTCGCAGTTCCCCATCAAGGTTATGGGCCTGAAGGTCGAGGGCATGGTCCACGCCGTGACCGAGATTGCCAAGGCTTTTGACCCCGCGTTTGACGCCTCCACCATCGAGCTGCGCGAAAGCAAAGGCGGCAAGTACCTGGGTGTGACCGTCACCATCACCGCCACCAGCCGCGAACAACTCGACGAGCTGTACCGCACCTTGTCGACCCACCCCATGGTGAAAGTGGTGCTGTAA
- the lipB gene encoding lipoyl(octanoyl) transferase LipB, whose amino-acid sequence MQAFTDERCLPGASDVRDQLWICEHPPVYTQGLAGKAEHIFNPADIPVVQTNRGGQVTYHGPGQVMGYPLIDLKRAGYFVKEYVYRIEEAVIRTLLHFGVTGHRVAGAPGIYVRLDDPSGHSPLAQRPQKDKASGAQPDFTGLGKIGALGIKVSRNCTYHGVALNVAMDLEPYSRINPCGYARLQTVDLSTIGVSVAWDDVAHVLGDKLASYLAP is encoded by the coding sequence ATGCAGGCATTTACGGACGAAAGATGCCTCCCGGGCGCATCTGATGTGCGTGACCAGCTATGGATTTGTGAGCATCCACCGGTGTACACCCAAGGGCTGGCGGGCAAGGCCGAGCACATTTTCAACCCCGCCGACATCCCGGTGGTGCAAACCAACCGGGGCGGGCAGGTCACCTACCACGGGCCCGGTCAAGTCATGGGCTACCCGCTGATCGACCTCAAGCGCGCGGGCTACTTTGTCAAAGAGTATGTGTACCGCATTGAAGAGGCGGTCATCAGAACCCTGCTGCACTTTGGCGTGACCGGCCACCGGGTCGCTGGGGCCCCCGGCATTTATGTGCGCCTAGACGACCCCAGCGGCCACAGCCCACTGGCACAGCGCCCCCAAAAAGACAAGGCCAGCGGCGCTCAGCCCGATTTCACCGGCCTAGGCAAAATTGGCGCGCTAGGCATCAAAGTCAGCCGCAACTGCACCTACCACGGCGTGGCGCTGAACGTGGCCATGGACCTGGAACCCTACTCCCGCATCAACCCCTGTGGCTACGCCCGCCTGCAAACGGTAGACCTTTCTACAATCGGGGTCAGCGTGGCATGGGATGATGTCGCCCATGTGTTGGGCGACAAACTGGCCAGCTACCTCGCCCCTTGA
- a CDS encoding D-amino acid aminotransferase has protein sequence MHALPPLPCYLNGESTTLPNAKISVMDRGFIFGDGVYEVIPVYQGKLFRFDSHMDRLQRSLDATRIPQPHTRAEWAQIATNLVAAYAQSTGATAQATNQLVYIQISRGVAMRDHAMLEGLTPTVFAMSNVMKLATAEQRSQGVACVTADDFRWEKAQLKSTSLLGAVFARQISVDAGAVETIMFRGEHLSEASSSNVWVVKNGTVYGPPKDNLVLEGIRYGVLEDICRAQGIPFVLRPITRAEVLDADELLLSSATKEVLPVTLLDGQPVGHLAKGLPGPIYQALYAGYQQLKADPAQSLVAA, from the coding sequence ATGCACGCACTGCCCCCACTCCCCTGCTACCTCAACGGCGAAAGCACCACACTCCCCAACGCCAAAATCAGCGTGATGGACCGTGGGTTCATTTTTGGTGACGGGGTGTATGAGGTGATTCCCGTTTACCAAGGCAAGCTGTTTCGCTTTGACTCCCACATGGACCGGCTGCAGCGCAGCCTGGACGCCACCCGCATTCCCCAGCCCCACACCCGCGCAGAATGGGCGCAGATAGCTACTAATTTAGTAGCTGCTTACGCACAATCCACGGGCGCTACAGCCCAAGCCACTAATCAGCTGGTGTACATCCAAATCTCCCGGGGTGTGGCCATGCGTGACCACGCCATGCTGGAAGGGCTCACGCCCACGGTGTTTGCCATGAGCAATGTGATGAAGCTGGCTACGGCCGAGCAGCGCAGCCAAGGGGTGGCCTGCGTCACAGCAGACGACTTCCGCTGGGAGAAAGCCCAGCTCAAAAGCACCAGCTTGCTAGGCGCCGTGTTCGCCCGCCAGATCAGCGTGGACGCAGGCGCGGTAGAGACCATCATGTTCCGAGGCGAGCACTTGAGTGAGGCTTCTTCCAGCAATGTCTGGGTGGTCAAGAACGGCACGGTCTATGGCCCGCCCAAAGACAACTTGGTGCTAGAAGGCATTCGCTACGGCGTGCTCGAAGACATCTGCCGCGCCCAAGGCATTCCCTTTGTGCTGCGCCCCATCACCCGCGCGGAAGTGCTAGACGCCGACGAGCTCTTGCTCAGCTCCGCCACCAAAGAAGTGCTGCCGGTCACGCTGCTAGACGGCCAGCCCGTGGGCCACCTTGCGAAAGGCCTGCCCGGCCCCATCTACCAAGCCTTGTATGCCGGATACCAGCAGCTCAAAGCCGACCCCGCGCAGTCCCTCGTGGCTGCCTGA
- a CDS encoding glycerol-3-phosphate dehydrogenase/oxidase, whose product MATTTQPLSTARAQLFAQLGPEQTYDIAIVGGGATGLGVALDAAARGFKVVLVESHDFAKGTSSRATKLVHGGVRYLAQGNISLVREALHERTTLLNNAPYLAQPLPFVMPSYQWWETPFYGIGLKMYDALAGKAGLGSTEFLNRDQTLSALPTALPAGLKGGVKYWDGQFNDARLALAIGRTAVGKGALLLNYCRANDLLYTDGKVAGLVCEDTQTGTTYRIQARCVVNAAGVWVDELRQKDGAANGADGRRPTKPMVAPSQGVHIVVDREFLGGEVALMVPKTADGRVLFAVPWLGKVILGTTDTPRNDLAREPLPFKEEVDFILSESARYLRRAPTRADVKSVWVGLRPLVKPQDDDGDNTKGISREHTVLVSRSGLVTVTGGKWTTYRAMAEDVLSKCEEKGLLKATAKGVTTHLRLVGANGAPVPVQSISKAPGLHSYGDEQAAVQALPGADKPLCDGLTEAMVRFAARYEYAIKVEDVLARRSRLLFLDARLASTLAERVGAILQEETGIDPEVAAFVSLAKHYLELPQ is encoded by the coding sequence ATGGCCACCACCACCCAGCCCCTGTCTACCGCCCGCGCGCAGCTCTTCGCCCAGTTGGGACCAGAGCAGACGTATGACATCGCCATCGTAGGCGGCGGCGCCACCGGACTTGGCGTGGCACTGGACGCAGCGGCCCGGGGCTTTAAAGTGGTTTTGGTCGAGTCGCATGACTTTGCCAAAGGCACCTCCTCACGTGCCACCAAGCTGGTCCACGGCGGCGTGCGCTACCTGGCGCAAGGCAATATTTCTCTGGTGCGCGAGGCATTGCACGAGCGCACCACGCTGCTGAACAACGCGCCCTACCTGGCGCAACCGCTGCCTTTTGTCATGCCGTCCTACCAATGGTGGGAGACGCCGTTCTATGGCATTGGCCTCAAGATGTATGACGCACTGGCCGGCAAAGCGGGCCTGGGCAGCACCGAATTTCTAAACCGCGACCAAACCCTGAGCGCCCTGCCTACGGCACTGCCTGCAGGCCTCAAAGGTGGCGTGAAGTACTGGGACGGCCAATTTAACGACGCGCGCTTGGCGCTGGCCATCGGCCGCACAGCAGTGGGCAAGGGCGCACTGCTGCTCAACTACTGCCGCGCCAACGACTTGCTTTATACCGATGGCAAGGTAGCGGGCTTGGTGTGTGAAGACACCCAAACCGGCACCACCTACCGCATCCAAGCACGCTGCGTGGTCAACGCGGCAGGTGTGTGGGTGGACGAACTGCGCCAAAAAGACGGCGCGGCCAACGGTGCCGATGGCCGCCGCCCCACCAAACCCATGGTAGCCCCCAGCCAAGGCGTGCACATTGTGGTGGACCGCGAGTTTTTGGGTGGCGAGGTCGCCCTCATGGTGCCCAAAACGGCCGACGGCCGCGTCTTGTTTGCCGTGCCATGGCTGGGCAAAGTCATTTTGGGTACCACCGACACCCCCCGCAACGACTTGGCGCGCGAGCCCCTACCCTTCAAAGAAGAAGTGGACTTCATCCTGAGTGAGTCGGCCCGCTACCTGCGCCGCGCCCCAACCCGTGCCGACGTGAAAAGCGTATGGGTGGGCCTGCGTCCGCTGGTCAAACCCCAGGACGACGACGGCGACAACACCAAGGGCATCAGCCGCGAGCACACCGTCTTGGTCAGCCGCAGCGGCTTGGTCACCGTCACCGGTGGCAAATGGACCACCTACCGCGCCATGGCCGAAGACGTGCTGAGCAAGTGCGAAGAAAAAGGCCTGCTCAAAGCCACTGCCAAGGGCGTAACCACACACCTGCGTTTGGTGGGTGCCAACGGCGCGCCGGTGCCGGTGCAATCCATCAGCAAAGCGCCCGGGCTGCATTCTTACGGGGATGAACAAGCGGCGGTACAAGCGCTGCCCGGTGCCGACAAACCCCTGTGCGACGGCCTGACCGAGGCCATGGTGCGCTTTGCTGCGCGCTATGAATACGCCATCAAAGTCGAAGACGTATTGGCCCGCCGCTCCCGTTTGCTCTTCTTGGACGCCCGCCTAGCCAGCACCTTGGCAGAGCGCGTGGGCGCCATCTTGCAAGAAGAAACCGGCATCGACCCCGAGGTGGCGGCCTTTGTGTCCCTGGCCAAGCACTACCTAGAGTTACCCCAGTAA